A DNA window from Christiangramia salexigens contains the following coding sequences:
- a CDS encoding S8 family peptidase gives MRIPVYKSFLSLFAAAILTGCSSTSPKIVSTPIENIDSIPLKITDLSEDELKVWGEADLTRDTIPGMSVQKAYSEIIKNNKPSTVIVGVIDSGVDIDHEDLKAVIWTNSDEIPGNRKDDDKNGYIDDIHGWNFLGDAVKENMEYTRIYKRLKPKFEGKAESSISTANRKEYNLYLEAKAEYEKEYNDAVKTRDQYLQIKQQLTAAHKAVAKELGTEDYTSKQLSEYKPETQQLQQYKSMLTQIQNNVNENIPKALKELDDAIDYFAGRLDTHFNMELDGRAKTGDDPYDITDTDYGNNQVSGPDPKKEDTKHGTHVAGIIAANRSNNIGIKGVANNAKILVVRAVPDGDEYDKDIALGIRYAVDNGAKVINTSFGKYFSTNPEWVIDAIKYAAEKDVLIVNAAGNEGLDLDKKRVYPNDQDPEATQEIADNFLTVGALNYEYGSGLVADFSNYGKANVDVFAPGTKIWSTTPNNEYEYLQGTSMAAPAVAGIASIIRGYYPNLTAAQVKQVIMDSGLSTTASVIVGGDRNNTQKFQNLSTSGKMVNLYNALILADQISKNK, from the coding sequence ATGAGAATACCGGTTTATAAATCTTTTTTATCCCTCTTCGCTGCAGCAATACTAACGGGTTGTAGCAGTACCTCTCCCAAGATCGTTTCCACTCCGATAGAAAATATCGATTCCATTCCTTTAAAGATAACAGATCTAAGTGAGGACGAATTAAAGGTATGGGGAGAAGCAGATCTAACTAGAGATACCATACCAGGAATGAGCGTACAGAAAGCTTATTCTGAGATCATAAAGAATAATAAACCTTCAACAGTTATAGTTGGAGTTATAGATAGTGGGGTAGATATAGATCATGAAGACCTTAAAGCTGTTATCTGGACTAATAGCGATGAAATCCCGGGTAATAGAAAAGATGATGACAAAAATGGCTATATAGATGATATCCATGGTTGGAATTTCCTTGGCGATGCCGTGAAAGAAAATATGGAATATACCCGAATTTATAAGCGGTTAAAGCCAAAATTTGAAGGCAAAGCAGAAAGCAGTATCAGCACTGCTAATAGAAAAGAATACAATCTCTACCTTGAGGCAAAGGCAGAATATGAAAAAGAATATAACGATGCCGTAAAGACCAGAGACCAGTATCTTCAGATAAAACAGCAATTAACTGCAGCCCATAAAGCTGTGGCTAAAGAACTGGGGACTGAGGATTATACAAGTAAACAACTTTCTGAATATAAGCCAGAGACACAACAATTGCAGCAGTATAAATCCATGCTGACCCAAATTCAGAATAACGTAAATGAAAATATTCCAAAAGCATTAAAAGAGCTTGATGATGCCATCGATTATTTTGCAGGGCGTTTGGATACTCATTTCAATATGGAGCTTGATGGTCGTGCAAAAACAGGGGATGATCCTTACGATATCACCGATACCGATTATGGTAATAATCAGGTATCAGGTCCGGATCCTAAAAAAGAAGATACCAAACATGGTACCCATGTTGCCGGAATTATAGCTGCCAATCGTTCAAACAATATAGGGATCAAAGGAGTAGCTAATAACGCCAAAATCCTTGTGGTAAGAGCTGTACCCGATGGTGATGAATATGATAAGGATATCGCATTAGGTATTAGATATGCGGTAGACAATGGTGCAAAAGTGATCAATACCAGTTTTGGAAAATATTTTTCAACCAATCCGGAATGGGTAATAGATGCGATCAAGTATGCTGCCGAAAAAGATGTGTTGATCGTGAATGCTGCCGGTAACGAAGGTCTTGATCTGGATAAGAAAAGGGTTTATCCAAATGATCAGGATCCTGAAGCAACTCAGGAGATTGCAGATAATTTCTTAACCGTAGGGGCTTTGAATTATGAATATGGTTCTGGTCTTGTAGCCGATTTTTCTAATTACGGTAAGGCAAATGTGGACGTTTTCGCACCGGGTACAAAGATCTGGTCTACAACACCAAATAACGAATACGAATACTTACAGGGAACCTCTATGGCAGCACCTGCAGTAGCCGGTATAGCTTCTATTATTAGAGGATATTATCCAAATCTAACTGCAGCACAGGTTAAGCAAGTGATCATGGATAGTGGTCTTAGCACAACAGCAAGCGTAATCGTTGGAGGTGACCGAAATAATACTCAAAAATTTCAGAATTTATCCACTTCAGGCAAAATGGTGAATCTCTATAATGCATTAATTTTAGCCGATCAAATCTCAAAAAACAAATAA
- the rnpA gene encoding ribonuclease P protein component codes for MDQTFGKHEKLKSKILLDKLFTEGKSVKSFPLKLVYVPIEDSETPHLKTGVSVPKKLVRTAVRRNRIKRLMREVYRKNKYLVTKDLSSSFAFMFIYISRENMDYSGLEKCMIKTLKKFHENHA; via the coding sequence ATGGATCAAACTTTCGGAAAGCACGAAAAACTAAAGAGTAAGATCTTACTCGATAAACTATTTACTGAGGGGAAATCTGTAAAATCCTTTCCCTTAAAACTGGTATATGTTCCTATTGAAGATTCTGAAACTCCTCATCTCAAAACAGGGGTTTCTGTTCCTAAGAAACTCGTTAGAACGGCTGTGAGACGCAATAGAATTAAACGTCTTATGCGGGAAGTTTACAGAAAAAATAAGTACCTTGTTACTAAGGATTTAAGTTCCTCCTTTGCTTTTATGTTCATCTATATTTCCAGAGAAAATATGGATTATTCAGGCTTGGAGAAATGTATGATAAAAACCCTTAAAAAGTTTCACGAAAACCATGCCTGA
- a CDS encoding M1 family metallopeptidase translates to MKKIIFSLVVLTSAFISAQNNTSYWQQHVDYTMEVDMNVKNYQYTGTQKLVYTNNSPDTLDRVFYHLYFNAFQPDSEMNARLESVADPDSRMTVNKGTKENPEIVSRISGLSPEQIGYLRVNTLKQNGTELKYEEVGTVLEVELAKPILPGEKATFNMEFKGQVPEQIRRSGRNSAEGVALSMSQWYPKMAEYDFQGWHADPYIAREFHGVWGDFDVKITIDKNYVLGSTGYLQNPNEIGYNYQDEGVKMKKNKGDKLTWHFKAPKVHDFTWAADPEYVHDKLTADDGTVLHFLYKNNKEIKENWKNLQPKTAELLAYFNEHIGQYPWKQYSVVQGGDGGMEYAMLTLITGERSFGSLVGVTAHEMAHAWFQHLMATNEAKHEWMDEGFTSYISDEAMNKVMGENAENPHSNSYRGYYYLAKSGKEQPQTTHADRYEMNGLYGASAYAKGSVFLSQLGYIIGKENLAKTLKRYYDEWKFKHPTPNDFIRIAEKVSGAELDWYLMDWTQTTNTIDYAIKTVEKKGDKTSLTLERIGLMPMPIDVDVTYLDGSKETFYIPLQMMRWEKPAQKDQKRTVKKDWAWGYPTYELEIPAGKDKISSIVIDGSNLMADVNRDNNSWKPSKEKDAEAGK, encoded by the coding sequence ATGAAGAAAATAATATTCAGTTTAGTAGTTCTAACTTCCGCATTCATAAGTGCACAGAACAATACTTCCTACTGGCAACAGCATGTAGATTATACTATGGAAGTAGATATGAATGTGAAAAATTATCAATATACCGGTACTCAGAAATTGGTTTATACCAATAATTCACCAGATACCCTGGACCGTGTTTTTTATCATTTATACTTCAATGCCTTTCAGCCAGACAGTGAAATGAATGCCAGGCTTGAAAGCGTTGCAGATCCAGACAGCAGGATGACGGTTAATAAAGGTACTAAGGAGAATCCTGAGATCGTTAGCAGAATTTCCGGACTTAGCCCTGAACAAATAGGTTATTTAAGAGTAAACACTCTTAAGCAAAACGGTACAGAACTTAAATATGAAGAAGTTGGAACTGTATTGGAAGTAGAACTTGCAAAACCTATTCTTCCAGGTGAAAAGGCAACCTTTAATATGGAATTTAAAGGTCAGGTTCCTGAACAGATCCGTAGATCTGGAAGGAACAGTGCAGAAGGAGTAGCGCTTTCCATGAGCCAATGGTACCCTAAAATGGCGGAATATGATTTTCAGGGATGGCATGCAGATCCTTATATAGCCAGAGAATTCCACGGCGTTTGGGGAGATTTTGATGTTAAGATCACTATAGATAAGAATTACGTTCTTGGAAGTACAGGTTATTTACAGAACCCAAATGAAATTGGATATAATTACCAGGATGAAGGCGTAAAAATGAAAAAAAATAAAGGGGATAAATTAACCTGGCATTTTAAGGCACCAAAAGTGCATGACTTTACCTGGGCTGCAGATCCTGAATATGTGCATGATAAGTTAACTGCAGATGATGGTACCGTGCTTCATTTCTTATACAAGAACAATAAAGAGATCAAAGAAAACTGGAAAAACCTTCAGCCTAAAACTGCAGAACTACTCGCTTACTTTAACGAACATATTGGTCAATACCCATGGAAACAATACTCTGTAGTTCAGGGAGGTGACGGCGGAATGGAATATGCCATGCTTACGCTAATTACCGGAGAACGTTCCTTTGGAAGTCTTGTTGGTGTTACTGCACACGAAATGGCACACGCCTGGTTTCAGCATTTAATGGCTACCAACGAAGCAAAACATGAATGGATGGATGAAGGATTCACTTCTTATATCTCAGATGAGGCGATGAATAAAGTGATGGGAGAAAATGCCGAAAATCCGCATAGTAATTCATACAGAGGATATTATTACCTGGCAAAATCAGGAAAAGAACAGCCACAGACCACCCATGCAGATCGTTATGAGATGAATGGTCTATATGGAGCATCTGCATATGCAAAAGGTTCGGTATTCCTTTCACAGCTAGGATATATAATTGGTAAGGAAAATTTAGCCAAAACTCTAAAGCGTTATTATGATGAATGGAAATTCAAACATCCAACACCTAATGATTTTATTAGAATAGCTGAAAAAGTTTCAGGTGCCGAATTAGACTGGTATTTAATGGACTGGACACAAACTACCAATACCATAGATTACGCGATCAAAACTGTAGAGAAAAAAGGGGATAAGACCAGTTTAACACTGGAAAGAATTGGATTAATGCCAATGCCCATAGATGTGGATGTAACTTATCTGGATGGCTCTAAAGAGACCTTTTATATTCCTTTACAAATGATGAGATGGGAAAAACCTGCTCAAAAGGACCAAAAAAGAACAGTTAAAAAAGACTGGGCTTGGGGATATCCTACCTACGAATTGGAAATTCCTGCCGGGAAAGATAAGATCTCCTCTATCGTGATAGATGGGTCTAATCTAATGGCAGATGTAAACAGAGATAATAATAGCTGGAAGCCATCTAAGGAAAAAGATGCTGAAGCAGGAAAATAA
- a CDS encoding YebC/PmpR family DNA-binding transcriptional regulator, which translates to MAGHSKWANIKHRKGAQDKKRAKQFTRAIKEITVAVKEGGGPDPESNPALRNAISNAKGVNMPKDTIERAIKKASGADADNYETVTFEGYGPNGIAFFIECTTDNTNRTVASVRSIFSKNGGNLGTNGSLEFLFDKKGVFVIEKENIEMNLDEFELELIEGGATKFEKDDDYLTVYTEFTDFGLMSSKLETMGIEVKNSEVQRIPLNTVELEVENAKKILNLAEKFEDDDDVQNVYHNMEITDDLIDEMENE; encoded by the coding sequence ATGGCAGGACATAGTAAATGGGCAAATATAAAGCACCGTAAAGGCGCGCAGGATAAAAAACGTGCTAAGCAATTCACTCGTGCAATTAAGGAAATTACAGTAGCTGTAAAAGAAGGAGGCGGACCGGATCCCGAATCCAATCCGGCTCTGAGAAATGCTATTTCCAATGCCAAGGGTGTAAATATGCCTAAGGATACTATCGAGAGAGCCATTAAAAAGGCCAGTGGTGCAGATGCAGATAACTATGAAACTGTCACCTTTGAAGGTTACGGCCCTAACGGGATCGCATTCTTTATAGAATGTACTACAGACAATACCAATAGAACAGTAGCTTCTGTGCGATCTATATTTTCCAAGAACGGTGGAAATCTTGGAACCAATGGTTCATTAGAGTTCCTTTTTGATAAGAAAGGTGTTTTCGTGATAGAAAAGGAAAATATTGAGATGAACCTGGATGAATTCGAATTGGAGCTCATCGAAGGCGGAGCCACCAAATTTGAAAAAGACGACGATTATCTTACCGTATATACAGAATTTACCGACTTTGGATTAATGTCCTCCAAACTTGAAACAATGGGAATTGAGGTTAAAAATTCTGAAGTACAGCGAATTCCTTTAAATACTGTAGAATTAGAAGTTGAAAATGCCAAGAAAATCCTGAACCTCGCCGAAAAATTTGAAGACGATGACGACGTTCAGAACGTTTATCATAACATGGAAATCACAGATGACCTAATCGATGAAATGGAGAACGAATAA
- a CDS encoding cation:proton antiporter → MVELAGIIILGILAQWLAWRLKIPAILPLILVGLSVGPISTLFTEDGRKLIEPIWNGSSGLFPGESLFYFVSLAIGIILFEGGLTLRKGEVLNVGPVIVKLITVAVFVTFVLAGISAHFIFDLSWQISFLFAALIIVTGPTVITPILRNIPLKKDVSAILKWEGILIDPIGALVAVLMFEFISAGTGTEFTETALLEFGKIVLFGFTFGFTFAHALAFAIKKNVIPHYLLNVLTLAAVLGVFVLADLFAHESGLLAVVVMGMVMGNINLPNLKELLYFKESLSVLLISILFILLAANINIEDLMLVYNVNALILFATVVLVIRPIGVFVSSIGSSLKFNEKLFISWVGPRGIVAAGIASLFGLELASQGVEGAQYITPLVFMIVLGTVLLNATTARLFAKLVGVFLQNSQGILIIGASTISRLIGSYLMKNKRHVVLVDSNGENIRKAREMGLDAIQENVYSDDLINNIELSDVGYLMAMTGNTEVNTNAIKKFKKHFGENGSFRVVSPDEMYDPEKNPKEGLFSQTDDYIKLTNLARKYDAIHELNLNSKEHYEGLIEISKTDPDIIPLFVKNGEGELSIIPSNSMEVEIEEDFKFVYLGKQMDQDEEEELEKSEDAEMEKE, encoded by the coding sequence ATGGTTGAATTAGCAGGTATAATAATTTTAGGAATATTGGCGCAATGGTTAGCCTGGAGATTAAAAATTCCTGCGATCTTACCCTTGATCCTGGTTGGTCTTTCTGTTGGACCTATTTCCACATTATTCACGGAGGATGGTAGAAAACTTATTGAGCCCATTTGGAATGGGAGTTCAGGGTTATTTCCCGGAGAAAGTTTATTTTACTTTGTTTCCCTGGCAATTGGGATCATTCTTTTTGAAGGTGGTTTAACCTTAAGAAAGGGAGAGGTTTTAAATGTAGGCCCTGTAATCGTTAAACTTATTACAGTTGCGGTTTTTGTAACCTTCGTGTTAGCAGGGATATCAGCTCACTTTATATTTGACCTTAGCTGGCAGATATCTTTCTTATTTGCGGCGCTTATTATAGTTACGGGACCAACTGTGATCACTCCTATCCTGCGGAATATTCCATTGAAAAAAGATGTTTCTGCTATTCTAAAATGGGAAGGAATTCTTATTGATCCTATCGGTGCTTTGGTAGCAGTTTTAATGTTCGAATTTATAAGTGCCGGAACAGGTACAGAATTTACTGAAACTGCCTTGCTTGAATTCGGGAAAATCGTATTGTTCGGTTTTACCTTTGGATTCACCTTTGCCCATGCCCTTGCCTTTGCGATTAAGAAAAATGTGATCCCCCATTACCTGCTTAATGTACTTACTCTGGCCGCAGTGCTTGGAGTATTCGTATTGGCCGACCTGTTTGCCCACGAAAGCGGACTTTTAGCAGTAGTAGTAATGGGAATGGTGATGGGTAATATAAATCTACCAAACCTTAAAGAGCTGTTATACTTCAAGGAATCTTTAAGTGTATTGCTTATTTCGATACTCTTTATACTATTGGCAGCAAACATCAACATAGAGGATCTTATGCTGGTTTATAATGTAAATGCTTTGATCTTATTTGCTACTGTGGTACTGGTAATTCGTCCTATTGGCGTATTTGTAAGCAGTATTGGCTCATCCTTAAAATTCAATGAAAAACTTTTTATAAGCTGGGTTGGACCGCGAGGTATCGTGGCGGCAGGTATTGCTTCTCTATTTGGTCTGGAACTGGCCAGTCAGGGAGTTGAAGGAGCTCAGTATATCACGCCGCTTGTATTTATGATCGTGCTTGGAACAGTATTGCTTAATGCTACTACGGCAAGGTTATTTGCAAAACTGGTTGGGGTATTTCTTCAGAATTCACAGGGTATTTTAATAATTGGTGCTTCAACAATCTCAAGACTTATAGGCTCATATTTAATGAAGAATAAGAGACACGTTGTACTTGTAGACAGCAATGGAGAGAATATCAGAAAAGCACGTGAAATGGGACTTGATGCCATTCAGGAAAACGTTTACTCAGATGATCTTATAAATAATATCGAGCTTAGTGATGTGGGTTATTTAATGGCCATGACGGGAAACACAGAGGTGAACACCAACGCGATCAAAAAGTTTAAAAAGCACTTTGGTGAGAATGGTTCCTTCAGGGTTGTATCTCCAGATGAGATGTACGATCCGGAAAAGAATCCTAAAGAAGGGCTCTTTTCTCAAACCGATGATTATATAAAACTAACCAATCTTGCCAGAAAGTATGATGCTATTCATGAGCTTAACCTTAATTCTAAAGAGCATTACGAAGGCTTAATTGAAATAAGTAAGACCGATCCGGACATTATCCCACTTTTCGTTAAGAATGGTGAAGGAGAATTAAGCATCATTCCATCCAACAGTATGGAGGTAGAAATCGAAGAAGACTTTAAATTCGTTTACCTCGGTAAACAAATGGATCAGGATGAAGAAGAGGAATTGGAAAAATCTGAGGATGCAGAAATGGAAAAGGAATAA
- a CDS encoding MBL fold metallo-hydrolase: protein MKLYPIEAGNFKLDGGAMFGVVPKSLWTRTNPADSNNMIDIAARCLLIEDGDRLILIDTGMGDKQSDKFFSYYFPWGDDNIDKSLKKYGFHRDDITDVFMTHLHFDHCGGCIKWNKDRTGYEPAFKNARFWSNKDHWDWATNPNDREKASFLKENILPMEDTGRLHFIDKNGSKSLSKADDLGFDVLFVDGHTDKQMIPHINYKGKKLVFMADLLPTAGHIPLPYVMGYDTRPLLTLPEKKAFLETAANENFYLFMEHDAHNEIITLKHTEKGVRHDQSFTFNEIFN from the coding sequence ATGAAGCTCTATCCAATCGAAGCCGGAAACTTCAAACTCGATGGCGGTGCAATGTTCGGAGTTGTACCTAAAAGCCTGTGGACGAGGACCAATCCGGCAGATTCTAATAATATGATAGATATTGCCGCCCGTTGTCTTTTAATCGAAGACGGGGACAGATTAATCCTTATAGATACGGGGATGGGGGATAAGCAAAGTGACAAATTCTTTAGTTATTATTTCCCGTGGGGAGACGACAATATAGATAAATCCTTAAAAAAATATGGTTTTCACCGTGATGATATTACTGATGTTTTCATGACACACCTGCATTTTGATCATTGTGGAGGTTGTATAAAATGGAATAAAGACAGAACAGGCTATGAACCCGCCTTTAAAAATGCCCGATTTTGGAGTAATAAAGATCATTGGGACTGGGCAACAAATCCGAACGATCGCGAAAAGGCATCCTTTTTGAAAGAGAATATCTTACCAATGGAAGATACAGGACGCCTGCATTTTATTGATAAAAACGGAAGCAAAAGCCTGTCTAAAGCAGATGATCTTGGTTTTGATGTCTTATTTGTAGATGGACATACCGATAAACAAATGATCCCACATATCAATTATAAGGGTAAAAAACTAGTATTTATGGCAGATCTGCTTCCAACTGCGGGCCATATCCCACTGCCATACGTAATGGGTTACGATACTCGTCCTCTTTTAACGCTTCCCGAAAAGAAGGCTTTTCTGGAAACTGCGGCAAACGAAAATTTTTATCTATTCATGGAGCATGATGCCCATAATGAAATAATTACCCTGAAACATACAGAAAAAGGGGTACGACATGACCAAAGCTTTACATTCAACGAAATATTTAATTAA